The DNA window GTGAGTGCCTGAAAAAGTGTCGATTTGCCGACATTGGGAAGACCCACGATGCCAATTTTGAGAGACATAGCCAAGATGGTAAACTAATAATCAATGTATGTAAATCCTGAAATCTTCAAAGCCTATGATATCCGTGGTATTTTCCCTGAGGAGATCAACGGTAAGACATCCTATCTGGTCGCCCGTGCTTTTGCCGAGCATATACGAGGCAAGTCAAAATTGCCTTTGCGGATTATTGTGGCGGCTGATGCGCGGCCCTCCTCCCCCGAGATAAAAAAGGGTGTGATCGAAGGGCTCCTTGATGAAGGGGTTGAGGTGATTGATATGGGTCTCGCGACAACGCCGCAGCATTATTTTACGGTGGTACAGTCAGGCGCTGATGGCGGTATGATGGTAACCGCGTCACACAATGCATACCGTACCAATGGGCTTAAATTCACCAAAAAAGGTGGCGAGCAAATAGGCGAGGGACTTGAGGTGATGCGTCAGATGGTACGCCGGTCTATTTTCCAAAATGCTCCGACCCGCGGCAAATTGGCAGAGGTACCAGTGACGCGCGAGTATATCGAGTATCTTGTGTCAAAAGTCGATCTTTCAGGTGCCAAAGATTTAAAGATTATCTGTGATGCGGGTGGCGGTATGACATCGTTGTTAATCCCACAAATGATACGCAACTTGCCCTGCAAGATAACCGTGATGAATGGCGATCTCGCGTTTGATATGATGCACGAGCCGCTCAATCCCGCGCGCGAAGAAAGTTTGGCACCGCTCAAAAATGCGGTGTTAGAGGCGCGCGCTGACTTTGGTATTGCTTTTGATCCTGATGGGGATCGGTGCGGGATCGTGACCGGCAATGCGCGCTATTTCCGGCCTGATTATGTGGCAGCATTTTTTGCGCGAGAGTTTCTCAAGACCAATGAGGGCGCGGCGATTGTGTATGATGTGCGCTCATCAAACATTTTCCGTGAGA is part of the Patescibacteria group bacterium genome and encodes:
- a CDS encoding phosphomannomutase/phosphoglucomutase produces the protein MYVNPEIFKAYDIRGIFPEEINGKTSYLVARAFAEHIRGKSKLPLRIIVAADARPSSPEIKKGVIEGLLDEGVEVIDMGLATTPQHYFTVVQSGADGGMMVTASHNAYRTNGLKFTKKGGEQIGEGLEVMRQMVRRSIFQNAPTRGKLAEVPVTREYIEYLVSKVDLSGAKDLKIICDAGGGMTSLLIPQMIRNLPCKITVMNGDLAFDMMHEPLNPAREESLAPLKNAVLEARADFGIAFDPDGDRCGIVTGNARYFRPDYVAAFFAREFLKTNEGAAIVYDVRSSNIFRETIMAHGGRALESRVGHRFIKELMRKEDAIFAGELSGHFYFKEAFYMDSDFLPMFYMMQFLTKLGKTADEVLDEFAIYPSSGELSFKVKPNENYLEQIAAHYKDAKEVRWVDGLSVYYEDWWANVRQSNTEPVVRINVEARTREVLNEKVEELKKLLGV